The Capsicum annuum cultivar UCD-10X-F1 chromosome 3, UCD10Xv1.1, whole genome shotgun sequence genomic sequence CACATAATGTAGCAATTAAAGAGtaaattaaactctaaaacctttacAAAATacgttaacaagcaccaagttcttacggtgccgccaaggaaatcaactcacctcaagatccactgtTTCCAAGCAAAaaacaatattggctttttcaagccctaagcTACAATGGCTAgttcaagccctaactaagaactacactaaggtggtctactctcaagagagaggattttaaatgtttcatattttcatcattaaacaactaaagagaaaagacctaataagagactatatatagcctagcttattagatagtataatggaccaaaatacccttaatgaaaggggaggtcatgggttgtttctttaacatgtgcaATCCCCAAAATACCTTTAATTAAGGgtacttcttcaatgctccaaaaccatggggttacgcttcaaaacttgtagtatagaattggcatcaaatgtaagcccccacgcaatcttccacacatgggtttgtttaatgacatgctcaaaacgggtcctccatgcatgttctcgtatcctcgaggtgaccaagtcttgagcctctatgtgttggcctctaaatatgtcatcaaaagataagatggccatttgtcccgtatcatcctttccttcttgaaaaggattcgacctctaATCCAAACCTTACAAAAccgaagagaggacaaacaaatacaaactcctcatggcatgagggttagggttagcacaacaaatcatctaCACATGCCAAGGTTgaacatatttgcaatataaccaaggatcctttgaatgaaatattaaaaactcaatgaaaggtGTACGAAtaatttggttatgggattcatcaagagtgacactttgcttgtcatgtagaccaagtaacaaattgggtgcaccaacatcaccatttccatatttggcaccggcgtcaaacgggaagagtggccatagacacgggtctagacaacactcctaTTTCCCGTGatctccacccaaactaaatgacatactctttacaataatatatatatcatcaaaagaaaatagagagtagagaaaagtatcactcaagtcgacATCTACTAAGgttccctcatgtgtgtactcactactagtttcccaatcatcaccatgagtactctcaacaataaagtcacacaaagtagaagaagaagtaacttccaagactacacattccttatccttaagagtactctcatcttccaagaagagattttcatctttaggaggaatgttttcacaccatagtgggttaacatataggctatagcctctaaggtaagctataccatctttttcaccactaggatcattaggagtgtttatatcattttcaaacaagacattatacctaaagagggCATGATCCAAACCACGGGCAGATTtagaacaagcaagttcctcactctctaagagatcaatatcaagtttcaaagtggtttcaagcacaagattgtcccaagaatagctctcagGTTCACTCCCtttttgttgaccaactttttcaaatacttcactcacttaagtttgattaatcacatcacacacatacttaaGTAGTGGACAATTTTCAtaaataggttgatcaacaccaattacacaagatgatgtacttccattcaacatataggcttcaacactaggtggacataaattgatcttacaagaagagtcaatttggtcatcaataggatcaactagtatatccatactcacaacatgtacatcattaaCAAAAGTCAAAGAATCATTaaactcacaagtaagtaagctactactcacactcaatggtcTACTaaacacacaattatcattcatatgcacaaaagtgtaagagttagctattttacttTGAAGTTCTTGAGTTGACTCTCCTTTGCCATGTTGTGAAGGACCTTCACAAGCTTGGGAAGCAACTTCACTTTGTCATTGCTCTCCTTCACTTTCCAtgtcggtacctacacaaatgtccttagaaatagaaggacaaacaatgttagcttggtttggtggcaatcccctcacttcgctccatacaacctctcctttttccactctcgaattaccaccttgcacacctTTACTCCTTTTaatattttgtctctcataaCCATTAggattggagtaagtattcacttcTCTTTGTGGCTCAGGCAACATATATGTCACGAGGTGATTTCCCCACcggtctcttacaatatttggccaattttgcacatttgaaactctatgttgtgcaaaccaattggcACCTAAGTATACATGACCGTATATTAATggaagaatatcgcaccacacctcctcatggtattcaaattgggagaagacaaccttgACTCTCTCGATAACCTTAAAtccgtccaagaagtatggaacaagtaaaggctcataaaataaccccaagtagtcaaccatggatggaagatGTAGTTACTATactacctatcatttaacacaatgaggcagcccggtatcccacaaatggtcacctttccggagtgtacactccttctcgaATCAACATTGTAAAGCACACGAGTACCCCTcgattttggagatgcataccctcttcttatcattggacaacctccactagaactagtataaccattcacactatatcgaccttgataagaagtactacaaggtggagaatataaatcttcacactcctcacgtgtactctcatcatagcccTCATAAGATTTGCaaacgaaagggttatacctaacaccaaatctaggtttagAGTGAGAAGTGTAaaactcctcacatgccccaacgtcattataagatccatcacgaggtcctacatcatctccaaattcaccataagcactaagCACTTCATTCACCTTATTTTCCACCTCAAAACCGTAACTctcaaatctacccaagttttgatcatggctattttcatagcctccgcaatctccctcaactttgtagccataaaacccctcactacaatcatagtctcccatgttgtagtcacaataattcCTGaatatcgaagacatgttcccatTTTATCatctttgtacctacacaatgaacaaacaagattagtagtaaaatatcctcaccaacactcatatACACcaacctttgtgattctcacaattagaGCCGTGAATAttaaaagttgcttatactctagTACTCAATAGactgtcaattctacttggcggccagAATGGATTCTTTTTTGATCGACTTAAGacacaaatataaaatttacttacgaacttgaaacaaagaaaatactacgacttataaacgagaaaagcacaaaatacaATGCTTAACACAAAAGAAAACATACTTAAAAACTAATCTACAatctagtaggtatttactagtttgctaattagtatgAGAACCAACAAAATGGAAACCAATAGAATCAAAAAAGTGAAACTAGGAATTCCAACGTTCTTGAGctattgatgatgtggcactCGACTATTGGTCGATGGATAAGaaaatattgttgaagttgaaaaattttgttCCACAACTTTGGTTGTTCATATTTCACAAAGATGGGAGAAATTTAAGTTTTGGTAGGTTAACAAACAAGACTTTAagtcctttttttcaaaattcaaaccttGACCAACTTTCgcctttttggcaagacaaccttttagAGGTCTTGgccccctttcctcttttggcttgtctagaaaaatgaacttactcccttttggtatgaagacttttgggaggtcttttgttattttttcccTTTGGTAATGTCTTAAAAGTTGTTTCAAGACTAGCAAGAGCCCACACTCTCTTTCCTTTtaatttggatcaaacaacaacctttTACAAGACTTCTTTAACACAACACAAGAACTTCAATAACAAAATTGTCCACTCTTCCCACAATAACTTACAATTTTTTTTGCTGAAGAACTTGGGTTAGACTCAAGTAgtgttagagagaaagaaaactaacacaagaaacaacaaatacaatcaaaacaacacctaaatctagacacaaattcggccaaacaacaataacacttcggccaagacaccaaacccgtagaataacttctttttgtgagattttcgaccttggccacctcttctaatgttaggaaacaaagatctaacactagaacacacaaacacacaaaaatcacaagaaaactaggcttcaaattttggcctaaacacaaaaactggacagattactatttttgagtttttcagcttttcaacacttttttttaatttttgagtgaacaaacccaagattgatctcgtgggaacGAAATCACTGatgtctttgataccaaataatatcaaacggtatctaaatgagaacaaaatagtccacaatctttccaaaatagtccacacgaTAAGACACCAAATGGaaataacaaacacaaacttaaacgaAAAAGAaaggtaacttgacacaaagagaacacataatatagcaactaaagagtaaactaaaatctaaaacctctacaaaatacattaacaagcaccaagttcttacgatGACCGCCAAgaaaatcaactcacctcaagatccactatttccaagcaaagaacaatattggatTTTCAAGCTCTAAGCTACAATGGCtagtccaagccctaactaagaactacactaaggtggtctactctcaagagagaggattttcaatgtctcatattttcatcattaagcaactaaagagaaaagacctaataagagactatatatagcctagcttattacattgtataatggaaaaaaatacccttaatgaaaggggaggtcatgggttgtttctttaacatgtgcaatccccaaaatacccttaatgaagggtgcttcttcaatgctccaaaaccatggggtcacgcttcaaaacttgtagtatagaattggcatcaaatgtaagcccctACGCAATATTTCACACACGGGATTATTTAATgacatgctcaaaacgggtcctccatgcatgttctcgtatcctcgaggtgaccaattCTTGAGCCTatatgtgttggcctctaaagatgtcatcaaaagataagatgaccaTTTGTCTCGTATCATTCATCGACCTTGcaattaattttgtataaatcaaTGGAATTATTGATAGACCAGATTTATTATCCGTTAGCATATATAAATTGTAAAGTCTGACAACTGTTTTATTCATCTTATAACCGGGGAAATTGCAAAATTTCAAACAACCACAAAATTGTAAAATTAAAGTAGAGACAATATGTAAGAAACATAAAATAGTTGATTTCATTAGTTCATTGGAACATCGTTTAACATAATATCAAcaccaaaatatgaaaaaaaaaaaaagggaaaagaaagaaGCTTTCATCTAACAAATTTTCTAACCATGAATGCTTTTTTGCAATGAACTTATAACTAGAACTAAAACTAcacaaataagaaattaaatgcTAAACTAAGGGGATGGTGGGGGGAGGGGTGATCAATTTTCTGGGCTCCATGTTCAGCCTCTCAACGATTGCCCATAAAAAATGGGCGATACGCCGGAGTTCCCTGTGGAGATGCTCCCTATCCTGACCTAGATCGTAGAAGAGACGATTTAGGTCATTTTGAAGAAGAAGGAGTTTATCTTTGCACATCTCtggtatttcataattttttggatTGGAGAAGATAAAAATTGTGAAGAGTTGATGGATGCttatatagaccaaaatagaaAACCTTTGGTCTTCTCGCCCAATGGTTGGTCGATGCGTGAATGAACGGAAGCTGGGTAGGTAGGGTATACCCAATCAATACAGTATGTGAGTAGACGTGTAACAGTTTTTTGATGTGTCATAAATACCCAATTATTCATTTATTCGATTGAATAATTAGGGTTTTGCAATAGACTTAAAATAGGATCGATAATAAACTTAGTGGTATATAAAGAATACACCTAATAGACTGGACACACAATATATATTATAACTTAAAACGGTCGATATTAGACACAGCAAAATCGATAAAACTAGCATTAGTTAGACCACTGAAGGGTTTTCAAAGTACATACACTGCCATGACTTACAAAAACACATATTCATACAAGTTTATCTATGCTTTGTTGTTATTACAAGTGGTTCTCTTATGCGCAGGTCTCTTTCACAGTGAACACTTGTTCCTCCTCTTCATCCTGCAAGCCTCACTCACTCCCTTAAcgtattttcttttcttccttctgaGCTTGGTGTCGATAAGGGGTGGAATAATGTTCACGTCTAGCAATTCTTGTGGCACAAGCTATTTGGACTCTAAAGGGATAACATTAATTGATTTTGAATACGCAAGGAGGTACTCTTTGATATTATACACGAGTGAAGATTACTTATAGATTCTCAAACCATAATTATCTCTGTACTTCTATTGCAAAGAGGCCATCACGTGAGCTCATGGTATTTTGACCAAGTCATACTTTTGCGAAAACACAACTTTTTCATTAGGTTGACTTTGGTCGTAGGACCCAGCTGAACACGGTGAATTGATTGTCGTCCCCATTTATGTTCTCCACATAAAATGAGTTGCCCTCGCTCATATTATCCCTTGCAATCTTTTTGGCAGCAGGCACAAATTTGTTATCCTTATAATTGAGGACATATGCACGTCTCTCCCTGAATTTCTCACCAAACCTCTTAGGAATCGAATTGAATATGAATGTCATGGGATACTCTCTTTTGGCTATCAATATAGCGTTGATCAACTCGATAATATTTATGGTCATCACATCATACTTATTTCTAGGGAAATGTGCCTTGCTCCACTTGTCAAAACCAAGTTCATACTCGAGTAAAAAGGATGCCTCGAGATAATAGATCTTGAA encodes the following:
- the LOC107865055 gene encoding uncharacterized protein LOC107865055 — encoded protein: MVAQDMENHVYPIDFCVIDKKNGASWMFLFEKLKSIVVDGLDLCFISDRHKSIANDIVRAYNYPHHGYCMRHLGENLRVNHQCGDYLYLFYHAAKSYLFEVFSNHFEEFKIYYLEASFLLEYELGFDKWSKAHFPRNKYDVMTINIIELINAILIAKREYPMTFIFNSIPKRFGEKFRERRAYVLNYKDNKFVPAAKKIARDNMSEGNSFYVENINGDDNQFTVFSWVLRPKST